The nucleotide sequence GACGTTTTTTCTCTTTGTAGATTTTTCTACAATAAGAAAAATGCTGCCTTTTATTATGCTTGCGACTTTTATTTTTTGTCTGCTTCCGTTTATTCCCGGAATCGGAGAAGAAAGAAACGGAGCTTCCCGATGGATAAATATTGCAGGTTTTATGTTTCAGCCTTCGGAGCTTTTAAAACTTTCTTTAATTTTATTTTTAGCTAATTTTTTCGACAAGAAGAACGGTAATTATGATCAGCCTTTAGTTTCGATTATTACGCCTTTTGTTATAATATCTTTGTTTGCTTTTTTGGTATATTTGGAAAATGACTTTTCTTCTTCGATGTTTATCTTTTTTATAGCCGGTTTGATGTTCTTTATAGCAGGTGTTCCGATATTATGGTTTATTAAAGGATTTGTAAGTTTTGCACCAATCTTTATTTTAATGATTATAACAAAAGAATATAGAATGGAAAGAGTTCTATCTTTTTTGGATCCTTCAAGGAGCCCCTTGGATTCAGGTTTTCAAATACAGGCTGCTCTTAATGCATTGACAAGCGGTGGAGTTTGGGGACAAGGATTAGGAAACGGTTTACGTAAAGTAGCAAGTGTGCCTGAAATATATTCCGATTTTATATTTGTTGTATGGGCTGAGGAAATGGGATTTATAGGTGTTGTGTTTTATATTGCATTACTTGCTTTTTTTGCATTTTTCGGATATAGGATAGCTTTTGGCTGTAAGAGCAGATTCGGCGCTTATGTTGCTTTTGGGGCTGTCAGTTGTATTGTATCTCAGTCACTGGTAAATTGTGCTGTTGTTTCAAAAATGATTCCGGCCACAGGAATACCTCTTCCTTTTTTTTCATCAGGAGGATCATCATTGGTAGTTACGTTTTCTTTATGCGGTCTAATTTTAAATGCATCAGGATATGTGAATAAAAAGGAGAAATAGATGGCTGATATTTTGTATACTTGGAAAAAAAATGAATATTTGAATGATGCATATGTTAAAGAAAAAGTTATTAATGATAATAAATCATCAAAGCTTAAATCGGCAGTAGTTAGATTTCTTATTATTAGTTTTGTCTTGCTCTTATTGGGAGAGATTATTTATTATGCAATAATTTTACCGTATAGTTCTATAGCAGCAGTAAGTATTTCGGGTTGTTCCGATTTAAGTTCGATAGAAGTAAAAAAACTCGCAGGAATCGAAAGTAATACTAAATGGCTTTCTATAGATTCTTCCGAGATTTCTAAAAAACTTGTATCATATCCCGGAATTGCATCCGTTACCGTAGAAAAGAAATTTCCCGATAAGGTTTCAATTAAAATAGTTGAAAGAAAGGCTGTTGCTTTGGCTTTTACCGAAGTTGAAGGAAGAACCGTTCCAATGGAAATTGACGGTTACGGCGTGGTTTTTAGGATAGGTTCTCCTATTATTAAATCAAATTTGCCTATTATTACAGGGCTTACATTTAAAAGTCCTCGTGAAGGTATGCAGGTTAACGAAAAACTTTCTCAGCTTTTTGTTCAGTTGGATATTTTACAAAAAAAACATCCCGTTTTATTAAATGAAATATCGGAAATAAAAATTCAACCTAAAAAATACGGAGGTTATGATTTGATTCTCTATCCTGTAAAGAGCAGGTTATCGGTTATAACCAATAAATTTTTGACGGAAGAATCTTTACAATATATGATCCTTATTCTGGATGTAGTTAAGGATATAAATTTAGAAAAAAATATTATTGGAATTGATCTACGTGGTGCTAATGCCGTTTATATAAAAAGAGAGGCTAAAGATGAGTGATGATATAATCGTAGGTTTGGATATAGGAAGTAAAAATATTCGAGTTGTTGTTGCCGAAAAAAATGACGAAGGGCATTTACAGATAACGGGTATCGGTATGAGTGAATCGACGGGCATACATCGGGGTATTGTCACTAATATTGAGAATACCGTTCAGGGTATAAATAAGGCTGTTGATGAGGCTGAGGTTATGTCCGGTGTAGATATTTCCCATTGTACTGTCGGCTTGGGCGGAGTTCATATAGAGGGAGTCAACTCTAAGGGTGTTTTTCCTATAAGAGACAAGGGTAAAAATAATAAGGAAATCGACCGCTCCGATATAGATGCAGTAATTAATTCTGCACAGGCTGTTGAGTTTACAGGAGATAGAGAAATAATTCATGTTGTGCCTCAGTCTTATACGGTAGATAGGCAGCGTGGAATCAAAGATCCGCTAAATATGATAGGTACAAGACTTGAAGCCGAGGTTCATTTAATAACGGGTGTAGCAACCTCTATGAAAAATATTCCCAACTGTGTCCAAAGAGCCGATTTAAATATAGACGGCTTAATGCATAACGGTTTGGCGGATGTAAGAGCTGTTATGACAAATGATGAACAAGAGCTTGGTTCAATTTTAATAGATATCGGAGCGGGCACTACCGATATAGTTGTTATGCAAAACGGAGGACCTATAATTACGGCCGCATTACCTGTAGGCGGAATACAGGTTACCAATGATCTTGCAATAGTAAAAAGTATTCCGTTTGATACGGCGGAAAAAATAAAAATATCAAGCGGATGCTGCTGGATGCCTTTTGTTGAAAGAGATGAGCAGGTTTTAATTCCGGCTTTTGGAGGAAGAGGACCTGAAGAAATTTATAGAAGTGAGATTTGCGAAATATTGCAAGCCCGCATGGCTGAAATTTTTGTAATGGTAAAAAATAAGGTGGATGACCTTACGCAAGGTTCCCGCCTTGGCGGTTCCGTTATAATATGCGGAGGCGGAGCCTTGCTAAACGGTACAACGGAATTAGCTGATGAAATATTCGATATGCAATCTGCCAGACTGGGAATTCCTTCAACTATAGGAGGAGTTGTAGGGCGATATCGAAGCCCGGAGTTCGCTACGGTGTTGGGATTAATATTGCATAAATTGGATGATCAAAATAAAATAGGTAAGGTTTCAAGTTCCAGAAAAGAAAATTCGGGGCTTGTTGTTTCAAAAATAAAAAATTTTATAAAAGAATTATTTTAAAATTGCATACGGGAGGGTTATTGGTATGTTATATGAAGTAATGGAAGACAAGGTAAATAACGAGGTTGTCGATGCAGGTACTCCGGCTATAATAAAAGTTATAGGCGCCGGAGGAGGCGGTTCAAATGCCGTAAATAGGATGATGTCCAGCAATATGAGGTATGTTGACTTTATAGTTGCAAATACCGATTTACAGGCTTTACGTCATTCAAATGCTCCTTTAAAATTACCTATAGGAACAAAGATTACCAAGGGCTTGGGTTCAGGAGGAGACCCTGAAATAGGAGAGCAGGCTGCAATCGAAGATCGAGAAATAATTGCAAATGCAATAAAAGATGCAGATATGCTTTTTATAACGGCAGGCATGGGCGGGGGCACAGGTACCGGCTCAGCTCCGATTATTGCCGAAATTGCTAAGGAACAGGGGATTTTAACCGTTGCCGTAGTTACAAAGCCGTTTGCATTTGAAGGCCGTAAAAGAATGAGCCTTGCAGAAGAAGGAATAAAGAAATTAAGAGAATCCGTAGACACAGTAATTACTATTCCGAATCAACACTTATTGAATATGGTAGATCCTTCAACGCCTGTTGTGGAAGCTTTTAAAAAGGCTGATGATGTTTTGCGTCAGGCTGTTCAAGGTATATCTGATTTAATTTACCAACATGGAGAAATTAATGTCGATCTAGCCGATGTTAAAGCCGTAATGAAAGCACAGGGTAATGCTCATATGGGTGTAGGTGTAGGCGAAGGACAAAATAGGGCCGTGGATGCTGCAACAAATGCACTTAACAATCCTTTACTTGAAGAAGCTAGAGTTGAAGGGGCTAAAAATCTTTTGGTAAATATTTGCGGAAGCGAAAAACTAACCATGCATGAGCTTTCTGAGATTATGGATATCATTAATGCCGGAGCAGATCCTGATGTGGCTACTTTTTTCGGTGCAACCATCGATCCTTCCGTAGAAAACAAAGTTGTTGTTACACTTATTGCTACGGGTTTTAGATCAAACGATAAGTTTCCTATTGATGATGCAGCCTCTAACAGGAAGCCTGTTCGTGATAATGCAGAAAACTTGGTATTTACAGATGATTCTTTTATGACCTCAAGAGAGTGGACTAAGGTTAATAAAACAACGCCTCCTACTCTTTCCGGGCTTGGATTAAGAAATAGGAGTGAGGCATCTTCCGAAAAACATTATGAAGATATCTATGTTGCAGAAAGAAAGCCTTCTTTTAGCTCTATTGTTCCGCCTATGGAAAGTGATTTGGAAACTCCTGCATATTACAGAAATCAAAATGTTTTAAGGTAAGGGAGGGAAATAAACTGACAAAGATACAGCTTCGGGCTTTTTACGGATTTTTAATTTCAGCGGAATCTCATTCCAAAGCAACAGCTCAAACCTATATTAATACTTTGCAATTATTTCAAGAGCATATGTCCGATAGTTTAATTGAAAATGCAACAGAAGCCGACTGTATTGATTTTATTTTGAATAGATCCGAATCGGGAATTATGGCTAAAACCATAGCCAAGGATATTGCAGCTCTTAATTCCTTTTTTAGATTTTTAATTATCGAAGGAGTTAGAAAAGATAATCCGAGTGAGAGTATCGAAAGACCTAAAAGGGAAAAGACTCTGCCCAGGGTCTTATCTCCGGATGAAGTAGACAGCCTTTTTGCTGCAATTCCTTTGGATTCTCCTAATAATATAAGAGACAGGGCTTTATTTGAGCTTATTTATTCTGCAGGTCTTAGAGTCAGCGAGATTGTTAATTTAAAAATGGAAGATATTTTTTATGATGAAGATTTAATTAAGGTTACGGGAAAGGGCAATAAAGAAAGAATTGTTCCTTTCGGCAGTGCCGCCAAGTATTGGCTTAAGCAATATATACTTGAAGCCCGTACCGAACTATTAAAACCTAAGCATCCTGAAAACACATTGATTTCAGGTTCCGTATTTTTAAATAACAGAGGAGCTGTTTTAACCAGAAAGGGAATTTGGAAAAGAATAAATGAACTTTCAAATTTTTCGGGTATTGAAACAAAGGTTCATACTTTAAGACATTCTTATGCTACGCATTTACTTGCCGGAGGAGCGGATTTGAGGTCTGTTCAATGTCTTTTGGGACATTCCGATATTTCTACAACTCAAGTTTATACGCATATCGAGGATAAGTCTTTACAAATGTATCATAATAAATTTTTTGATACTAAAAAGTTAGAACGAGGTATAAAATGAAAAAAAGATTTTGTTTTGTAATAATCACTTTGTTGTTAATCTTTATATTGGGAAGCTGTAACAAGGTTACAAGTATTCGAAGGCTTCAAGAATTGGAGGAAGGAGTCAGCAATCCGAATACGGAGGCCGAATTAAAGGATGCTATAAGAAAATATGAAAAAAGAGTTGACGATATAATGATTGCAGAAGAAAGGATAGGTATTTGGTATAAAATACTCGGATCAAGATATATGGATCAAAAAATGTATAAAAAAGCATTAAAAGCTTTTCAATCTGCATTGGAGTATTATCCCGAGAATCAAAATTTATTTTATCAGGCCGGTCTTGCTGCAAGTTTAACGGCAAAAAATTCTTTAGATTTTGAATTGACCGGAACCGACATCGAGAAAAAAAGATATTTTGATCTTGCCGTTTCCGCTTATAAGCGTGCTCTTGAAATAAATCCTAAACATGCAAAGGCTGTTTATGCTATATCGGTATTGTACATATTCGAATTAAATCGTCCTGCCGAAGCAATTCCTATTTTAGAAAAAATTACCGAATGGGAAAAGAAACCTATAGATCATTTATTTTTACTTGGGGCTGCTTATTATATGACAGGTGAAAATGAAAAAGCTATTGCCGTTTATGAGCGCATTATCGAAATTTCAAGCAGCGCAGAAAAAAAAGCAAAAGCGGAAAGCAATATTAGGGAGATTAGGAGTTCGGGAGGAAGATAAAAAGTGAAGATATCCGAAAAAGAAAGTTTGTACATAGGATTATCTCATTGCTATTTTCTCAAAGGAAGGGAAAAGCTTGTTCTATCGGAAAAGCTCGATTCCTTATCTTCTCTTGTGTCGCTTTCTCTAAAAGATATTTCGGAAATTATCGGCCGGCAGGTAAGACCCAAAAAATGGGATAAAGATTTACTTAGATCTCTTACGGATTCAAGCATAAAACTTATGAGCTCATATGATATAAAGATGCTTTATTTTTATGATTCGGATTTTCCCCCGCAGCTTAGGGAGATTCCGGATCATCCATTTACCGTCTTTTATCGCGGAACACTCCCGTCAACTGAACAGCCTATGCTTGCGATGGTAGGAACAAGGCGGCCTACGGGGGACGGAATTGAACAAGCCTTGAATTTGGGAAAAGAAAGTGCCGAAAAAAATATTCCTGTTGTTTCGGGATTGGCTTTCGGTATAGATTGTTTTTCTCATAAGGGCTGTCTTGAAGGAGAAGGTAAGACCTTGGCAGTATTGGCCTGCGGGCCTGAAATGATTTATCCCCGTTCAAATAAAAAACTTGCTGCAAATATTTTGGAATCGGGCGGATGTATTTTAAGTGAATATGCTCCGGGAACGGAACCTTTGTCCTATCGCTTTCCTGAACGGAATAGAATTATTTCGGGACTTTCACGTTCCGTTTTAATTGTAGAAGCTCCAAAAAAATCGGGAGCTCTTATTACTGCAGATTTTGCCTTGGAGCAAGGCAGGGATGTTTATGTATGCGGTCTTCTTCTTAATTCTTTACAAAATGAAGGCGGTAAAGCCCTTTACGAACAAGGTGCATTTGCGATAAAATCCATAGATGATATTTTACATGACTGGAAATATCCTACGGAAAATAATTTAAAAAATAATCAGCAAAATATGCTGTTTACTAATTTATAGATTATGAGGTATTGATTTATGGAAAACACGATGAATGAAACAAAAAAAACTAAACGTACTGCAAAAAAAACAAAACAGCATTGCTTGGTTATAGTCGAGTCTCCTGCAAAGGCTAAGACGATTGAAAAATATTTAGGAAGCGATTATATCGTAAGAGCTTCGATGGGTCATTTGATAGATTTGCCTAAATCCAGATTGGCAATCGATATAGAACATAATTTCACTCCCGAATATATAACGGTTCGGGGCCGTGCTAAAATTTTAAAAGAATTAAAAAAGGAAGCAAAAAAATCTTCAGGTGTATTTCTTGCAAGTGATAATGATAGAGAAGGGGAGGCTATCGCCTTTCATTTACATGAAGCCTTGCTTCCGGAATGTTCTTCTCCGATAAAAAGAATAGTTTTTAACGAAATTACTCCCAATGCAATCCAAGAAGCCGTAAAAAATCCCATGGATATAGATATGGGAAAGGTAAATGCTCAAAAATCCAGAAGAGTTTTGGATAGATTGGTCGGTTATAACCTATCTCCGCTTCTTTGGCAAAAAGTAAAAAACGGATTGTCGGCAGGCCGTGTTCAATCCGTTGCATTGCGTCTAATCTGTGAACGGGAAGAAGAAGTTGAAAATTTTATTCCTGATGAGTATTGGACTCTTGACGGAGATTTTAAATACAATAAAACTTCTTTTGAAGCTCAACTTGTAAAATACAAGGATAATAAGCCTGAATTAAAAAATCAAAAAGAGGTTGATGCAATCATCAATGAGTTGAAGTCCTTGCCTGCTGTTGTGGATGATATTAAGATAACGGAAAAAAGTATAAAGCCTCGCCCCCCGTTTACAACTTCTACATTACAACAGGTTGCGGCAAACAGAATAGGCTTTACATCAAAAAAAACAATGCAGGTAGCCCAGCAGCTGTATGAAGGTGTTGCTGTCGGTTCTACCAGAGTCGGTTTGATTACCTATATGCGTACCGATTCGGTAAGAATTTCCGATACGGCAATAGAGGCTGTCCGTAAATGGATTAATGAAAATCATCCTAAAGAATTGCCTGATGGGCCGAATGTATACGCAGCAGGGAAAAAAGCACAGGATGCACACGAGGCAATTCGTCCTACATACATTGAGTATACTCCTTCTTATTTAAAAGAATTCTTAACCCGTGACCAGCTAAGACTTTACTCTTTGATTTGGGAACGCTTTGTTTCAAGTCAAATGAAAAATGCAAAAACAAAAACATCGAGTTATGAAATAAAAGTGGGGGATGCCGTTTTTCGTGCAGCTTCTACAAAGATAACCGAAAAAGGTTTTTACACGGTTACAAAAACATTAATTTCAAAAGACGAAAAAGGAACTTCTCTTCCATCTATGAAGATGGGAGATGAAATAAGTATTGAAAGTTTAAGACCTGAACAGCATTTTACTCAAGGTCCTGCCCGTTATACGGATGCAAGTATCGTAAAAATGC is from Treponema denticola and encodes:
- the ftsW gene encoding putative lipid II flippase FtsW; translation: MVKHIIAKKNIHSEKYDFVFAMSVLLLFGVGFATLYSGSIHYAQRFFDNHLYFVGKQIKHFIAGIIAMTFFLFVDFSTIRKMLPFIMLATFIFCLLPFIPGIGEERNGASRWINIAGFMFQPSELLKLSLILFLANFFDKKNGNYDQPLVSIITPFVIISLFAFLVYLENDFSSSMFIFFIAGLMFFIAGVPILWFIKGFVSFAPIFILMIITKEYRMERVLSFLDPSRSPLDSGFQIQAALNALTSGGVWGQGLGNGLRKVASVPEIYSDFIFVVWAEEMGFIGVVFYIALLAFFAFFGYRIAFGCKSRFGAYVAFGAVSCIVSQSLVNCAVVSKMIPATGIPLPFFSSGGSSLVVTFSLCGLILNASGYVNKKEK
- a CDS encoding cell division protein FtsQ/DivIB, giving the protein MADILYTWKKNEYLNDAYVKEKVINDNKSSKLKSAVVRFLIISFVLLLLGEIIYYAIILPYSSIAAVSISGCSDLSSIEVKKLAGIESNTKWLSIDSSEISKKLVSYPGIASVTVEKKFPDKVSIKIVERKAVALAFTEVEGRTVPMEIDGYGVVFRIGSPIIKSNLPIITGLTFKSPREGMQVNEKLSQLFVQLDILQKKHPVLLNEISEIKIQPKKYGGYDLILYPVKSRLSVITNKFLTEESLQYMILILDVVKDINLEKNIIGIDLRGANAVYIKREAKDE
- the ftsA gene encoding cell division protein FtsA produces the protein MSDDIIVGLDIGSKNIRVVVAEKNDEGHLQITGIGMSESTGIHRGIVTNIENTVQGINKAVDEAEVMSGVDISHCTVGLGGVHIEGVNSKGVFPIRDKGKNNKEIDRSDIDAVINSAQAVEFTGDREIIHVVPQSYTVDRQRGIKDPLNMIGTRLEAEVHLITGVATSMKNIPNCVQRADLNIDGLMHNGLADVRAVMTNDEQELGSILIDIGAGTTDIVVMQNGGPIITAALPVGGIQVTNDLAIVKSIPFDTAEKIKISSGCCWMPFVERDEQVLIPAFGGRGPEEIYRSEICEILQARMAEIFVMVKNKVDDLTQGSRLGGSVIICGGGALLNGTTELADEIFDMQSARLGIPSTIGGVVGRYRSPEFATVLGLILHKLDDQNKIGKVSSSRKENSGLVVSKIKNFIKELF
- the ftsZ gene encoding cell division protein FtsZ: MLYEVMEDKVNNEVVDAGTPAIIKVIGAGGGGSNAVNRMMSSNMRYVDFIVANTDLQALRHSNAPLKLPIGTKITKGLGSGGDPEIGEQAAIEDREIIANAIKDADMLFITAGMGGGTGTGSAPIIAEIAKEQGILTVAVVTKPFAFEGRKRMSLAEEGIKKLRESVDTVITIPNQHLLNMVDPSTPVVEAFKKADDVLRQAVQGISDLIYQHGEINVDLADVKAVMKAQGNAHMGVGVGEGQNRAVDAATNALNNPLLEEARVEGAKNLLVNICGSEKLTMHELSEIMDIINAGADPDVATFFGATIDPSVENKVVVTLIATGFRSNDKFPIDDAASNRKPVRDNAENLVFTDDSFMTSREWTKVNKTTPPTLSGLGLRNRSEASSEKHYEDIYVAERKPSFSSIVPPMESDLETPAYYRNQNVLR
- a CDS encoding site-specific tyrosine recombinase, with amino-acid sequence MTKIQLRAFYGFLISAESHSKATAQTYINTLQLFQEHMSDSLIENATEADCIDFILNRSESGIMAKTIAKDIAALNSFFRFLIIEGVRKDNPSESIERPKREKTLPRVLSPDEVDSLFAAIPLDSPNNIRDRALFELIYSAGLRVSEIVNLKMEDIFYDEDLIKVTGKGNKERIVPFGSAAKYWLKQYILEARTELLKPKHPENTLISGSVFLNNRGAVLTRKGIWKRINELSNFSGIETKVHTLRHSYATHLLAGGADLRSVQCLLGHSDISTTQVYTHIEDKSLQMYHNKFFDTKKLERGIK
- a CDS encoding tetratricopeptide repeat protein, whose translation is MKKRFCFVIITLLLIFILGSCNKVTSIRRLQELEEGVSNPNTEAELKDAIRKYEKRVDDIMIAEERIGIWYKILGSRYMDQKMYKKALKAFQSALEYYPENQNLFYQAGLAASLTAKNSLDFELTGTDIEKKRYFDLAVSAYKRALEINPKHAKAVYAISVLYIFELNRPAEAIPILEKITEWEKKPIDHLFLLGAAYYMTGENEKAIAVYERIIEISSSAEKKAKAESNIREIRSSGGR
- the dprA gene encoding DNA-processing protein DprA, which gives rise to MKISEKESLYIGLSHCYFLKGREKLVLSEKLDSLSSLVSLSLKDISEIIGRQVRPKKWDKDLLRSLTDSSIKLMSSYDIKMLYFYDSDFPPQLREIPDHPFTVFYRGTLPSTEQPMLAMVGTRRPTGDGIEQALNLGKESAEKNIPVVSGLAFGIDCFSHKGCLEGEGKTLAVLACGPEMIYPRSNKKLAANILESGGCILSEYAPGTEPLSYRFPERNRIISGLSRSVLIVEAPKKSGALITADFALEQGRDVYVCGLLLNSLQNEGGKALYEQGAFAIKSIDDILHDWKYPTENNLKNNQQNMLFTNL
- the topA gene encoding type I DNA topoisomerase; this translates as MENTMNETKKTKRTAKKTKQHCLVIVESPAKAKTIEKYLGSDYIVRASMGHLIDLPKSRLAIDIEHNFTPEYITVRGRAKILKELKKEAKKSSGVFLASDNDREGEAIAFHLHEALLPECSSPIKRIVFNEITPNAIQEAVKNPMDIDMGKVNAQKSRRVLDRLVGYNLSPLLWQKVKNGLSAGRVQSVALRLICEREEEVENFIPDEYWTLDGDFKYNKTSFEAQLVKYKDNKPELKNQKEVDAIINELKSLPAVVDDIKITEKSIKPRPPFTTSTLQQVAANRIGFTSKKTMQVAQQLYEGVAVGSTRVGLITYMRTDSVRISDTAIEAVRKWINENHPKELPDGPNVYAAGKKAQDAHEAIRPTYIEYTPSYLKEFLTRDQLRLYSLIWERFVSSQMKNAKTKTSSYEIKVGDAVFRAASTKITEKGFYTVTKTLISKDEKGTSLPSMKMGDEISIESLRPEQHFTQGPARYTDASIVKMLEEKGIGRPSTYAPIISVLLGRYYVTRSNKQLVPTQLGRIINNLLVKNFSEIIDVNFTAGMENRLDEVAENKIEWPKLMESFYGSFKEKVDTALENVESIKGSLDEATDIVCEKCGNKMVKKLGRFGVFLACSAFPECKNTKSIPLAKCPREGCGGDIIARKSKKRGKEFYGCTHFPECDFISHFKPINASCPKCGWFMVEKYDKKNGNYKACINPNCDYLHSVVEGVEDVEVDRSNE